The following proteins are encoded in a genomic region of Hippocampus zosterae strain Florida chromosome 2, ASM2543408v3, whole genome shotgun sequence:
- the ncoa6 gene encoding nuclear receptor coactivator 6 isoform X1, translated as MAHRGTPPQLSQQTQDLERDSDSDWDSGVGDDVDCCHRSPENEEDHNNQDATEDCIGAAAHFTVFVAFQGSMEDEDFTIKLDTVLRGIPSMLDMESKTLHPQLVEPWNSVRVTFNIPRDAAERLRLLAQNNQQQLRDLGILSVQIEGEGAINVAGGPNRGQEVRVNGPIGAAGQMRMDVGIPSQPGPVGVRMSNPSMVPTGSAIAGQALMPGNGGQMHPRVPRPSSRTDVMDPMMPGMSVQQQQLQHQQAGPHGPILPQAAHHMQALQSGRPINPASLQQLQQHHQQQQAQQQAQFSQLGARPPFNQPGQMAIPPGWNPSGVLQTPAAQGGPAWRKPPPQAQMVQRPPSLTTVQTPSHPPPPYPFGSQQAGQVFSVMGQGQLQQQQQQMAMGQFAAPQPKAPQVVPSGVVGPPRPPPPIPPTSGPQGNLAAKSPGSSSSPFQQGSPGTPPMMAPRPTTPQGFPQGVSSPGRATLNQQGNMQQGFIGMPQHGQPGTQVHPGIPKRPMGFPTQNFAQGQVGTTTSGAPGAGSSQQLQSSQTLTHTGVQQSSSTPNSIHAQPNVMGVQGGIPGQSPGTASGSNMTQQQQQQQPGLQTPMLGLQHQAQPVSSSPSQMVQGQGGGQTVLSRPLSQGQRGGMTPPKQMMPQQGQGVIHGQGQMVGGQGHQAMLLQQQQQQQQQQQQQQQNSMMEQMVVSQMQGNKQPFGGKIPSGVMPGQMMRGPSPNVPGNMAQFQGQVGPQPMTPQQQQQQQMAHIQQQQLQQQQQHQLQQQQIQQQHHHQQMNQQQPQQVPLTVNPNQMMGMHGQQHLRLPAGHPLIQQQLQQQQLHQQQKQQQQVMLQQQQQQQQQQQQTAQPHPHQLGDPNSGTGDLGVQQMVPDMQVQQAQSMIGGPQHMQMGNGHFAGHGMNFNSQFPAQVPIGGPCAQAGGFPVSKDVTLTSPLLVNLLQSDISASQFGPGGKQAGGSNQVKPKKKKPARKKKPKDGEGPQQVEGPGGLDVSGMEDSEVQNFAGEQSLGLDNSGQKLADFPNRPAVFTGQPGDQRILQQVPMQFMQQQQQQQQQIQHMQQQQQIQQQQQIQQQQQIQQQQQIQQQQIQQQQMQQQLQQQQMQQQQMQQLQMQGLQNAQGQQGMTGPQTTVQGQPQVHHQLQQQQGQQQQLQQQQQQQMLMMLKMQQEQKNRMSSASGSQLPPRVIGNQPEAQRLPVSQQGNMPVMISLQGHAGLAQSPDKARGMPLIINPQLAGAARRMSLPESTQGPQGTGSDETTSGIHPKQDKPSGAESGMQPGNGGQQMMANQGSTTHVMKQGTVPSSVTQHTGASPQQQQLPTQPQQGGPMSGIHFPNVPTTSQSSRPKTPNRASPRPYHHPLTPTNRPPSTEPSEINLSPERLNASIAGLFPPKINIPLPPRQTNLNRGFDQQGLNPTTLKAIGQAPPNLTLPGNNSNSGNGGNSTSNSQQPFSTGTGGAGTKPDKHSGGQNKRASPSNSRRSSPASSRKSTTPSPGRQKGAKVAITCPPQPQQLVNAQGQTMMLSPSSVTPSPVSMASQLSGNMEMQQTQSPLHGLQGNPPEGIKESHIMMASEQRQISQPQPHPQPVRELSAPRMTSPRPPAPQQPKSDLELQAGTVDRQSTHKAPLQDSGGSVAVRAAPTSLNQLLDVPNKPHQPVHGTLVRDVMAKNSPQSAMDPERQHHLDTQSTDTLAPVATSAAPNESEVKSKPPVSAPISSHSMHPHVTFNAAPSNNQNPLSSPGISSSLSTMTSLCSTFTNTNVVQSVSSKPVNSTQGSHSIAVSSSSNASYSANQAGVMLKPGMGPKPITSVHSVIQIPTSSSSIPPNQITVFVTPNPVTSTPTSQVPTSVVSTMVTLPNKNIRPQDIRHQTPVTRPPQFITTTPVFINPIFQVPSTSVSPNTTGVSQSVTMVGPIQVSTSNIQLSTATSSTQSSVANISTSQLARSTVGHLQTVSNVSSATPIDAHSGPQQINHGALKVENIVDAQKSGSAVSQPSHSSPSTSTSFQPPIASPPCTSPSSMHTLRKDLMSAAPTAQLKSKPAQVAVALSGTADSQIPAQVSSVAAPPPHVFHPSASSVIPTEAAVDHTTHATPNHTTPAISSFTSAPGQVTVPTQAPLPSTPSLSNCTQAATSQNPITSVVGTTVAVSSTSLLSTVSPVKNPVPSVVPIVAMPGLIHETPPTNSSVASTGRVPLSQTGPVSFEPAVTQALAPPETIQTTPESVQQDASQEPVAVEKTSEEILTSPDQGWAKKRKTPINLVPRAAVEKPKGPSRRSSRAEKEVEEEPVAESGVRKRSARPGTTAAAVKETGASPTQAKRRKSK; from the exons ATGGCTCATCGAGGCACTCCACCTCAGCTGTCCCAACAGACCCAAGACCTGGAGCGTGACAGTGACTCCGACTGGGACTCTGGCGTCGGTGATGACGTTGACTGTTGCCACCGAAGCCCGGAGAACGAAGAGGATCACAACAACCAAGATGCCACTGAAGACTGCATTGGGGCAGCAGCacattttactgtttttgttgcCTTTCAAGGGAGTATGGAAGATGAAGACTTCACAATTAAACTTGATACTGTCCTCCGTGGTATACCCAGCATGCTTGATATGG AATCAAAGACGCTTCACCCACAGCTTGTCGAGCCGTGGAACAGTGTGCGTGTTACCTTCAACATTCCACGGGATGCTGCTGAACGACTGAGGCTGCTGGCTCAGAACAACCAGCAGCAGCTCAGAGACCTGGGAATTCTTTCTGTGCAAATTGAAG GAGAGGGGGCCATCAACGTTGCAGGGGGACCAAATCGGGGACAAGAAGTCAGAGTTAATGGACCAATTGGAGCAGCTGGCCAAATGAGAATGGATGTGGGAATTCCAAGTCAGCCTGGTCCAG TAGGGGTGAGGATGTCAAATCCTTCGATGGTCCCGACAGGCTCAGCCATAGCAGGCCAAGCTCTCATGCCAGGCAACGGTGGACAGATGCATCCTCGTGTTCCAAGACCATCTTCACGGACAG ATGTCATGGATCCAATGATGCCAGGCATGTCAGTTCAGCAGCAGCAACTTCAACATCAACAGGCTGGTCCCCATGGTCCCATTCTTCCCCAGGCTGCCCATCACATGCAGGCTTTGCAGTCTGGTAGACCAATCAACCCTGCTTCTTTACAGCAGCTTCAACAACATCACCAACAGCAACAAGCCCAACAGCAAGCACAATTCTCTCAGCTTGGAGCGAGACCTCCATTCAACCAACCGGGCCAAATGGCTATACCTCCTGGCTGGAACCCCTCTGGAGTCCTCCAGACACCGGCCGCCCAAGGAGGTCCTGCCTGGAGGAAGCCTCCACCTCAAGCCCAGATGGTTCAACGCCCTCCTTCCCTTACTACAGTACAGACGCCCAGTCACCCTCCACCACCTTATCCATTTGGTAGCCAACAGGCAGGTCAGGTATTCAGCGTAATGGGACAAGGACAattgcagcagcaacaacaacagatgGCAATGGGTCAGTTTGCTGCACCCCAGCCTAAAGCCCCACAGGTTGTCCCAAGTGGTGTTGTAGGACCACCAAGACCACCTCCACCCATTCCACCCACTAGTGGCCCACAGGGGAATCTCGCTGCCAAATCCCCGGGGTCGTCGTCATCTCCTTTTCAACAGGGTTCACCTGGAACTCCCCCAATGATGGCTCCGAGACCTACAACTCCACAGGGTTTTCCACAGGGTGTTAGCTCACCAGGAAGAGCAACCCTCAACCAACAAGGTAACATGCAACAAGGATTCATAGGAATGCCTCAACATGGACAACCTGGAACACAAGTTCATCCAG GTATACCGAAGAGGCCAATGGGCTTTCCAACCCAAAACTTTGCCCAAGGTCAGGTGGGTACCACCACGTCAGGAGCCCCTGGTGCAGGATCTAGTCAGCAGCTACAGAGCAGCCAAACATTGACTCATACTG GAGTCCAGCAGTCATCCTCAACCCCAAACTCAATCCATGCCCAACCCAATGTTATGGGTGTACAAGGTGGCATTCCAGGTCAGTCCCCGGGCACAGCTAGTGGGTCTAACATGAcccagcaacagcaacagcagcagccagGCCTTCAGACGCCGATGTTGGGCCTCCAGCATCAGGCCCAACCCGTGTCCTCCTCCCCCAGCCAGATGGTTCAAGGCCAGGGTGGAGGTCAGACTGTCCTCTCAAGGCCCCTCAGTCAAGGGCAGAGAGGAGGGATGACCCCACCCAAGCAAATGATGCCTCAGCAAGGCCAGGGGGTGATTCATGGGCAGGGTCAGATGGTTGGAGGCCAAGGACATCAGGCAATGCtcctgcaacaacaacaacaacaacaacaacaacagcagcagcaacagcaaaattCCATGATGGAACAAATGGTTGTAAGCCAAATGCAAGGCAACAAACAGCCATTTGGAGGAAAAATACCGTCTGGGGTTATGCCTGGCCAGATGATGCGTGGCCCTTCACCAAATGTTCCAGGTAACATGGCTCAATTCCAGGGCCAAGTCGGCCCACAGCCAATGACaccacaacaacagcagcagcagcaaatggctcatattcaacaacaacagttgcaacagcaacagcagcatcaACTGCAACAGCAACAGATTCAGCAgcaacaccaccaccagcagATGAATCAGCAGCAGCCTCAACAGGTTCCACTTACTGTCAATCCTAATCAGATGATGGGTATGCACGGACAACAACATTTGAGGCTTCCTGCTGGTCACCCTCTGATCCAACAACAGTTGCAACAGCAGCAGTTACATCAGCAGcagaaacagcagcagcaagtaatgttgcaacagcagcagcagcaacagcagcagcaacagcagaccGCTCAACCACACCCACATCAATTGGGAGATCCCAATAGTGGGACAGGCGATTTGGGGGTCCAACAGATGGTCCCTGATATGCAGGTACAGCAGGCTCAAAGCATGATTGGTGGACCTCAGCACATGCAAATGGGAAATGGACACTTTGCAGGTCATGGCATGAACTTTAACTCCCAATTCCCGGCTCAGGTTCCTATAGGGGGGCCTTGTGCACAGGCAGGTGGTTTTCCTGTCAGTAAAGATGTAACATTGACAAGCCCCCTGCTGGTAAATCTCCTGCAGAGTGATATCTCAGCCAGCCAGTTTGGACCAGGAGGAAAGCAAGCTGGTGGAAGCAATCAGGTCAAACCCAAAAAGAAGAAACCTGCCCGAAAGAAGAAGCCAAAAGATGGAGAAGGACCCCAGCAAGTCGAGGGACCTGG AGGTCTGGATGTGAGTGGTATGGAGGATTCTGAAGTGCAAAATTTTGCTGGAGAACAGAGTTTGGGCCTGGACAACTCGGGCCAAAAGCTTGCTGACTTTCCCAATAGGCCTGCAG TATTCACTGGCCAACCAGGTGATCAAAGGATATTGCAGCAGGTACCAATGCAGTttatgcagcagcagcagcagcaacaacaacaaattcaacacatgcaacagcagcagcaaatccaacagcagcagcaaatccaacagcagcagcaaatccaacagcagcagcaaattCAACAGCAgcaaattcaacaacaacaaatgcagcAACAATTACAACAGCAGCAGATGCAGCAACAGCAAATGCAACAGTTGCAGATGCAAGGTCTCCAGAATGCTCAAGGGCAGCAGGGTATGACAGGACCACAGACCACAGTTCAAGGCCAACCCCAGGTACACCATCAGCTGCAACAGCAGCAGGGTCAACAGCAACAACTACAACAACAG caacagcagcagatgTTAATGATGCTTAAGATGCAGCAAGAGCAGAAAAATCGCATGTCCAgcgcttcaggaagtcaacttCCTCCTCGTGTCATTGGCAATCAACCTGAGGCACAGAGACTCCCAGTCTCACAGCAAGGGAACATGCCTGTCATGATCAGCCTTCAAGGACATGCGGGATTAGCGCAGTCTCCTGACAAAGCAAGAGGGATGCCCTTGATCATAAATCCCCAG CTTGCAGGTGCTGCACGACGAATGTCCCTCCCTGAGTCGACGCAGGGTCCGCAAGGCACTGGATCTGATGAGACAACATCTGGGATCCACCCAAAGCAAGATAAACCAAGCGGTGCAGAAAGTGGCATGCAGCCTGGAAATGGCGGCCAACAGATGATGGCCAACCAGGGTTCCACAACACACGTGATGAAGCAAGGCACTGTTCCATCATCAGTGACGCAGCACACTGGAGCcagtccacaacaacaacaattgccCACTCAACCTCAACAAGGAGGACCCATGTCTGGCATTCATTTCCCTAACGTTCCCACAACTTCACAGAGTTCCAGACCAAAAACTCCCAACAGGGCCAGCCCCAGGCCATATCATCACCCCCTCACCCCAACTAATCGTCCTCCAAGCACTGAGCCCTCAGAAATCAACCTTTCGCCAGAAAGGCTCAATGCTTCAATTGCAGGGCTATTTCCACCTAAAATCAACATTCCTTTGCCACCCAGGCAGACAAACTTAAACAGAGGATTTGACCAACAGGGCCTCAACCCAACAACTTTGAAAGCCATTGGACAGGCGCCTCCAAACTTAACTTTACCaggcaacaacagcaacagcggAAATGGTGGAAATAGCACGAGCAACAGTCAGCAACCTTTCTCGACTGGTACTGGTGGGGCAGGCACTAAACCCGACAAGCATTCTGGAGGACAGAATAAAAGGGCAAGTCCTAGCAATAGTCGTAGGTCAAGCCCAGCTTCGAGTCGCAAGTCAACCACACCAAGTCCTGGAAGACAGAAGGGGGCAAAAGTGGCCATCACATGTCCTCCCCAACCTCAACAGCTGGTTAATGCTCAGGGGCAAACTATGATGCTAAGTCCTTCTTCAGTGACGCCAAGTCCAGTATCCATGGCGTCACAATTAAGTGGCAACATGGAGATGCAACAAACCCAGAGTCCCCTCCATGGTTTACAAGGTAACCCTCCTGAGGGCATCAAAGAAAGTCATATAATGATGGCATCCGAGCAACGTCAAATATCTCAGCCTCAACCACATCCTCAGCCTGTGCGGGAGTTATCGGCACCAAGAATGACAAGTCCTCGTCCTCCCGCTCCTCAGCAGCCGAAATCTGACTTGGAGTTGCAAGCTGGGACAGTCGATAGGCAGTCAACACACAAAGCACCACTGCAGGACTCTGGGGGTTCAGTGGCTGTCAGGGCTGCTCCCACTTCTCTGAACCAGCTTCTGGACGTCCCGAACAAGCCTCATCAACCTGTGCATGGTACTTTGGTTCGGGACGTTATGGCAAAAAACAGCCCTCAGTCAGCCATGGATCCAGAGAGACAACATCACTTAGACACTCAGAGTACAGACACGCTCGCCCCTGTTGCTACTTCTGCCGCTCCTAATGAATCAGAAGTTAAATCCAAGCCTCCTGTGTCAGCTCCTATTAGCAGTCACAGCATGCATCCTCATGTGACCTTCAATGCCGCTCCTAGCAATAACCAAAACCCATTATCCTCTCCAGGTATCAGTTCCAGTCTGAGTACAATGACTAGCCTTTGTTCTACCTTCACTAACACTAATGTTGTCCAGAGTGTAAGCTCTAAACCAGTTAATTCCACTCAGGGCAGTCATTCGATAGCAGTTAGCAGCAGTTCTAATGCCAGCTATAGTGCAAACCAAGCCGGCGTGATGCTCAAGCCCGGCATGGGCCCGAAACCTATTACAAGTGTGCACTCAGTCATACAGATTCCTACTTCATCCAGCTCAATTCCTCCCAACCAGATCACCGTATTTGTCACACCTAACCCAGTGACTTCTACACCGACATCTCAAGTTCCTACATCCGTGGTCTCCACGATGGTAACTCTTCCAAACAAGAATATTCGGCCGCAGGATATCCGACATCAGACACCTGTAACTCGACCGCCTCAGTTTATCACCACCACCCCTGTTTTTATCAACCCAATCTTTCAAGTCCCAAGTACGTCTGTGTCGCCCAATACCACAGGAGTTTCTCAGTCAGTCACTATGGTGGGACCTATCCAAGTATCTACGTCAAACATCCAACTTTCTACCGCCACTAGTTCCACACAATCCTCTGTGGCAAATATAAGCACATCTCAACTTGCACGAAGCACCGTTGGACACCTTCAGACTGTCTCCAATGTCTCTTCAGCCACCCCAATTGATGCACATTCAGGTCCTCAGCAAATCAACCATGGTGCTCTTAAAGTTGAAAATATAGTTGACGCTCAGAAATCAGGTTCAGCAGTCAGCCAGCCATCTCATTCAAGCCCTTCAACGTCCACCTCTTTCCAACCTCCCATTGCATCTCCGCCTTGCACAAGCCCTAGCAGTATGCACACACTTCGAAAGGACCTCATGTCTGCCGCTCCCACTGCGCAGTTAAAAAGTAAGCCGGCGCAGGTGGCCGTAGCTCTTTCTGGAACAGCTGATTCCCAGATACCTGCTCAAGTGTCCAGTGTGGCTGCTCCTCCACCACATGTCTTCCACCCTTCTGCTAGTTCCGTTATTCCAACTGAAGCTGCAgtggaccacacaactcatgccACTCCAAACCATACAACACCAGCAATCTCCTCTTTTACTTCGGCTCCTGGGCAGGTTACTGTTCCAACACAGGCACCATTGCCTTCTACTCCTTCATTGTCAAACTGCACCCAGGCTGCAACGTCTCAAAATCCCATCACGAGTGTAGTTGGTACCACCGTTGCAGTCTCCTCTACATCATTGCTCTCTACAGTCAGTCCGGTAAAGAATCCAGTACCGTCCGTGGTTCCAATTGTTGCCATGCCTGGACTGATTCACGAGACCCCACCCACAAATTCATCTGTTGCTAGCACCGGCAGAGTTCCTCTTTCTCAGACCGGACCTGTGTCTTTTGAGCCTGCTGTTACACAAGCACTGGCTCCTCCTGAAACTATTCAGACCACACCAG AATCTGTTCAGCAAGATGCTTCACAAGAACCTGTTGCTGTTGAGAAGACAA GTGAAGAGATCTTAACAAGTCCTGATCAGGG ATgggcaaagaaaagaaagacgCCCATCAACTTAGTTCCAAG GGCTGCTGTGGAGAAACCCAAGGGGCCGAGTAGACGCAGCTCTCGAGCAGAGAAGGAGGTGGAGGAAGAGCCAGTAGCAGAAAGTGGTGTCAGGAAGCGATCAGCACGGCCTGGAacaactgctgctgctgttaaAG AAACTGGAGCCAGCCCCACTCAGGCCAAACGAAGGAAGTCAAAATAG